In one window of Chloroflexota bacterium DNA:
- the pdxH gene encoding pyridoxamine 5'-phosphate oxidase, with protein sequence MPIDVEGLDPDPLVELAVWVAQAEAAGHRLPNAFALATADGAGRPSVRLVLLRGIEPDGLRFYTNRDSAKGRDLAVNPRSAAAFWWEQTNRQVRVSGRVVALDDAEVASYWASRPRGHQIAAWASKQSQPIDDRAGLDAQVEAMTARFGPDGPIPLPSFWGGYRLEPELVEFWESRPDRLHDRIEYRRDPERGWVRRQLQP encoded by the coding sequence ATGCCCATCGACGTCGAAGGCCTCGACCCAGATCCGCTGGTCGAGCTCGCCGTCTGGGTGGCGCAGGCCGAGGCCGCCGGGCATCGGCTCCCGAATGCATTCGCCCTCGCCACGGCGGACGGCGCCGGCCGCCCCAGCGTCCGGCTGGTTCTGCTGCGCGGCATCGAGCCCGATGGCCTGCGCTTCTACACAAATCGCGACAGCGCCAAGGGCCGCGACCTGGCGGTCAACCCCCGGTCGGCAGCCGCGTTTTGGTGGGAGCAGACCAACCGTCAGGTGCGGGTCAGCGGTCGGGTGGTGGCGCTCGACGACGCAGAGGTGGCAAGTTACTGGGCATCACGGCCACGCGGCCACCAGATTGCGGCATGGGCCTCGAAGCAGAGCCAGCCGATCGATGATCGCGCCGGCCTCGACGCCCAGGTGGAAGCGATGACCGCCCGCTTCGGCCCGGACGGGCCCATACCCTTGCCATCCTTCTGGGGCGGGTACCGGCTGGAGCCTGAGCTGGTGGAGTTCTGGGAGAGCCGGCCGGACCGGCTGCATGATCGGATCGAATACCGGCGCGATCCCGAGCGGGGCTGGGTGCGAAGGCAGCTCCAGCCCTAG
- a CDS encoding DUF881 domain-containing protein codes for MAPGSETRRRRVRSGWVLSMALALGVLGFVAAAQWNSEVQRASYTTSAQQALGAQALTLEQEQEVLQAQLAGVEADLTEIQHQSEGSQTALAEVNRAVGEARLAAGLTAVSGPGMVIEIADSRRTVPAGENPANYIVLADDLRDLVVALWHAGAEAITINGERLVATSSIYGVGSAVLVNTGFLSPPFRIEAIGPGDLEERFRVDAAYLGRVAQRIEAFDLEFATLSADELQLPAFIGSTSLRWAVPVEEAP; via the coding sequence ATGGCGCCGGGCAGCGAGACGCGGCGCCGGCGGGTCCGATCGGGGTGGGTGCTGAGCATGGCGCTGGCCCTGGGCGTGCTGGGGTTCGTGGCTGCCGCACAGTGGAACAGCGAGGTCCAGCGCGCGTCGTACACGACCTCCGCCCAGCAGGCACTCGGCGCGCAGGCCCTTACGCTCGAGCAGGAGCAGGAGGTGCTGCAAGCCCAACTGGCAGGGGTCGAGGCGGATCTGACCGAGATCCAGCATCAGAGCGAGGGGTCCCAGACAGCCCTGGCGGAAGTCAATCGGGCGGTCGGAGAGGCCCGGCTGGCCGCCGGCCTGACCGCGGTCAGCGGGCCGGGCATGGTGATCGAGATCGCCGACTCGCGCCGCACCGTGCCGGCGGGGGAGAATCCGGCCAACTACATCGTCCTGGCCGATGACCTGCGCGATCTGGTCGTCGCCCTGTGGCACGCGGGCGCGGAGGCCATCACGATCAACGGGGAGCGCCTGGTCGCCACCAGCTCAATCTACGGCGTCGGGTCAGCCGTGCTGGTCAACACCGGGTTCCTATCGCCCCCGTTCCGCATCGAGGCCATTGGTCCGGGCGACCTCGAGGAGCGCTTCCGCGTCGACGCCGCGTACCTGGGGCGGGTGGCGCAGCGAATCGAGGCCTTCGACCTGGAGTTCGCCACGCTCTCGGCCGACGAGCTCCAGCTACCCGCGTTCATCGGCTCCACCAGCCTGCGCTGGGCGGTACCGGTCGAGGAGGCGCCCTGA
- a CDS encoding DUF951 domain-containing protein yields the protein MAVPVELQLGDRITLRKAHPCGGHAWTVVRLGADIGLTCDQCGHRVLLDRLVVERRYTGHLARGPREPDA from the coding sequence ATGGCCGTCCCGGTGGAGCTTCAGCTCGGCGATCGGATCACGCTCCGCAAGGCCCATCCCTGCGGCGGGCACGCCTGGACGGTGGTCCGGTTGGGCGCTGACATCGGCCTGACGTGCGACCAATGTGGCCACCGCGTGCTTCTCGACCGGCTGGTGGTCGAGCGCCGCTACACCGGCCACCTGGCGCGGGGACCACGGGAGCCGGACGCGTGA
- a CDS encoding cyclic nucleotide-binding domain-containing protein, with translation MDVESALAATPLLSSLDRKTIRRLAEQGKHRTYAAGEAIVREGAPASALYIILSGKVHFELAEGEGSPVAHAGPGDFFGELALIEEHPRSATVVADEPTECILFVAWEFTALLKEFPEMAIPLMNALIARLHRRERHLR, from the coding sequence GTGGATGTCGAGTCAGCCCTCGCCGCGACCCCGCTGCTGTCGAGCCTGGACCGCAAGACGATCCGGCGCCTGGCCGAGCAGGGGAAGCACCGCACCTACGCCGCCGGCGAGGCCATCGTCCGCGAGGGTGCGCCCGCTTCGGCGCTGTACATCATCCTGAGCGGAAAGGTCCACTTCGAGCTCGCCGAGGGCGAGGGTTCCCCGGTCGCCCATGCGGGGCCGGGCGACTTCTTTGGCGAGCTGGCGCTCATCGAGGAGCACCCGCGCAGCGCCACGGTCGTGGCCGATGAGCCCACCGAATGCATCCTGTTCGTGGCCTGGGAGTTCACGGCCCTGCTCAAGGAGTTCCCGGAGATGGCGATCCCACTCATGAACGCGCTCATCGCCCGCCTCCATCGTCGCGAGCGCCACCTGCGCTAG
- a CDS encoding aminotransferase class V-fold PLP-dependent enzyme, with amino-acid sequence MASEFRHLWSLDPDVAFLNHGSFGATPILVLDAQTAIQRRMEAEPVAFFSRDLEGLLDDARVYLGAFLGADPDDLAFVDNATTGVNAVLRWLPIAAGDELLTTDHEYNACRNAMDAVTAPLGARVVTVAIPFPIPGSADVVERVLAAVTPRTRLAVLDHVTSATAVVLPIEELVAELAARGVDTLIDGAHAPGMLDVDLDDLGAAYYAGNLHKWTCAPKGAAFLHVRRDRQAGFHPLVVSHGANSDRTDRSRFRLEADWTGTRDPSAWLAVPTALDLIGGLLGGGWPAVRLRNRDLARRARDLLCVALAIPSPAPDAMLGCMASVPLPEEQAGGRVQGVDLYGDPLHDALLARGFQVLVTPWPQRPDGGPWRRLIRVSAALHNDLDQFERLAAALPEVLA; translated from the coding sequence ATGGCGTCCGAGTTCCGACACCTGTGGTCGCTCGATCCGGATGTCGCCTTTCTCAATCACGGGTCGTTCGGTGCCACGCCCATTCTCGTGCTCGACGCCCAGACCGCGATCCAGCGGCGCATGGAGGCCGAGCCGGTGGCCTTCTTCTCACGCGACCTCGAGGGGCTCCTGGACGATGCGCGGGTCTACCTGGGCGCATTCCTGGGCGCGGATCCGGACGACCTGGCCTTCGTCGACAACGCGACCACCGGCGTGAACGCGGTGCTGCGTTGGCTGCCCATCGCAGCGGGCGACGAGCTGTTGACCACCGACCACGAGTACAACGCGTGCCGCAACGCGATGGACGCGGTGACCGCGCCGCTCGGGGCGCGCGTGGTGACGGTGGCCATCCCATTTCCGATTCCCGGATCCGCGGACGTCGTGGAGCGGGTTCTGGCCGCCGTGACGCCCCGCACCCGGCTGGCGGTGCTGGATCACGTCACCTCGGCCACGGCGGTCGTGCTGCCCATCGAGGAGCTCGTCGCCGAGCTGGCCGCGCGGGGAGTGGACACGCTCATCGATGGCGCGCACGCCCCGGGCATGCTGGACGTGGACCTCGACGACCTGGGTGCGGCGTATTACGCGGGCAACCTCCACAAATGGACCTGTGCGCCGAAGGGCGCGGCCTTCCTCCACGTGCGGCGGGACCGCCAGGCCGGGTTCCATCCGCTGGTCGTCAGCCACGGTGCGAACTCGGACCGGACCGACCGTTCGCGGTTCCGGCTGGAGGCGGACTGGACCGGCACCCGCGACCCGAGCGCCTGGCTGGCGGTGCCCACCGCCCTGGATCTCATCGGCGGGCTGCTTGGCGGCGGTTGGCCCGCGGTCCGGCTCCGGAATCGGGATCTGGCACGCCGTGCGCGCGACCTGCTGTGCGTCGCCCTGGCCATCCCATCCCCCGCCCCCGACGCGATGCTCGGGTGCATGGCCTCGGTCCCGCTGCCGGAGGAGCAAGCGGGTGGCCGTGTGCAGGGCGTCGACCTGTACGGCGACCCACTGCACGATGCCCTCCTGGCGCGCGGCTTTCAGGTCCTGGTCACACCCTGGCCCCAGCGCCCCGATGGCGGCCCCTGGCGACGCCTGATCCGGGTCAGTGCCGCGCTCCACAACGATCTCGACCAGTTCGAGCGGCTGGCCGCGGCCCTGCCCGAAGTCCTCGCCTGA
- a CDS encoding ice-binding family protein has protein sequence MLAGARTAYAGGPVTVPLSTAATFAVLAGTPSVENTGPTVVTGNLGIHPAAAVNGFTGPPNGTVIGTIHAGNAVALQAQTDLTAAYVDAAGRPDDPVACDLVGLTLVAGVYDPGDCTLGLTGILQLDGQNDPNSVWIFQAPSDLVTASASSVVFINGGSPCNVFWQVSSSATLGSGSTFVGTILALTSITIANGVNVNGRALARNGTVTMINDVIGSSTCPGAGPLPSAAPSVPSAAFSPENEAVSPWSLFLVLGGVAALFISLMVTVRRLTARQGI, from the coding sequence ATGCTCGCTGGCGCACGGACGGCATATGCCGGTGGCCCGGTGACGGTCCCGCTCTCAACGGCCGCAACTTTCGCGGTCCTGGCGGGTACCCCGAGCGTGGAAAACACCGGGCCGACCGTGGTCACTGGAAACCTGGGTATCCACCCCGCCGCCGCCGTAAACGGATTCACAGGACCGCCTAACGGAACCGTGATCGGGACGATCCACGCGGGCAACGCCGTCGCGCTGCAGGCCCAGACCGACCTGACCGCCGCGTATGTCGATGCCGCAGGACGACCCGATGACCCGGTCGCCTGCGACCTCGTTGGGCTGACTCTCGTCGCCGGCGTCTATGACCCCGGCGACTGCACGCTCGGACTTACAGGGATTCTCCAGCTCGACGGCCAGAACGACCCGAATTCGGTCTGGATCTTCCAGGCGCCGTCCGACCTCGTCACAGCGTCGGCGAGTTCCGTCGTCTTCATCAATGGCGGCTCGCCCTGCAACGTTTTCTGGCAGGTCAGCAGCTCGGCGACTCTCGGATCAGGCTCAACCTTTGTCGGCACCATCCTGGCCCTGACATCCATCACGATCGCGAACGGCGTAAACGTGAACGGTCGAGCGCTGGCTCGGAACGGCACCGTGACGATGATCAACGACGTAATCGGAAGCTCGACGTGCCCGGGCGCCGGCCCCCTGCCGAGCGCGGCACCCTCCGTGCCGAGCGCGGCATTCAGCCCGGAAAACGAAGCTGTTTCCCCTTGGTCGTTGTTCCTGGTCCTCGGCGGGGTCGCAGCCTTGTTCATCAGCTTGATGGTCACCGTCAGGCGATTGACAGCGAGACAAGGGATCTAG
- a CDS encoding TldD/PmbA family protein — protein MNDLIERAIDAATGSGAAYADVRIVEHQAESLTVKNGSLAAASSERSAGFAVRVLVEGAWGFASSQDLSLDESQRVARQAVAIARASRLAGGPAVVLDDTAPAAGHWGTPYLEDPFAVSFEDKLRILFEADAAMAQARGITLREATMEAARDRKLFGSSEGARLEQDLVSCGAGIVATAVNDQEAQERSYPKSLGGQVVGGGFEAIRDMDLSGHGQRIAEEAVALLDAPQCPSGEMTVILEASQVAIQVHESCGHPTELDRALGMEASFAGTSFLTVDRLDRFRYGSDIVNIDADATAPGGLGTFGWDDEGVSAQNVPLVSGGQFVGYLTSRETAPVINRRSMGSSRAASWRNLPLIRMTNVSLRPGEAGSLDDLIADTDEGILLGTNRSWSIDERRLNFQFGTQVGWLIRKGKLAGMVRNPTYTGITPRFWGSCDAICGPGAWTQWGEPYCGKGEPMQTASVGHGAAPARFRNVQVGVGQW, from the coding sequence ATGAACGACCTGATCGAACGCGCCATTGACGCGGCCACCGGCTCGGGAGCCGCATATGCCGACGTCCGGATCGTCGAGCATCAGGCGGAGTCGCTGACGGTCAAGAACGGTTCGCTGGCCGCCGCGAGCAGCGAACGGTCTGCGGGCTTTGCCGTTCGCGTGCTGGTCGAGGGTGCGTGGGGATTCGCCTCCAGCCAGGACCTCAGCCTGGACGAATCCCAGCGCGTGGCACGTCAAGCGGTGGCCATTGCCCGGGCCAGCCGGCTGGCGGGCGGGCCGGCGGTGGTGCTTGACGACACGGCGCCCGCAGCCGGCCACTGGGGCACGCCCTACCTCGAAGACCCCTTCGCCGTGTCGTTCGAGGACAAGCTGCGCATCCTGTTCGAGGCGGACGCGGCGATGGCCCAGGCCCGCGGGATCACCCTGCGTGAGGCGACCATGGAGGCCGCCCGCGACCGGAAGCTGTTCGGGTCCAGCGAAGGAGCTCGCCTGGAGCAGGACCTCGTGTCGTGCGGCGCCGGCATCGTGGCGACCGCCGTCAACGATCAGGAGGCTCAGGAGCGCAGCTATCCGAAGTCACTCGGCGGTCAGGTGGTGGGTGGCGGATTCGAGGCCATCCGGGACATGGATCTGTCCGGACACGGGCAGCGGATCGCCGAGGAAGCGGTGGCCCTGCTGGACGCCCCCCAATGCCCCTCTGGCGAGATGACCGTCATCCTCGAAGCCTCCCAGGTCGCGATCCAGGTCCACGAGTCGTGCGGTCACCCCACCGAGCTGGATCGGGCCCTCGGCATGGAGGCGTCCTTCGCCGGCACCAGCTTCCTGACCGTGGACCGCCTGGACCGGTTTCGGTACGGGTCGGACATCGTGAACATTGATGCCGACGCCACCGCACCCGGCGGGCTCGGGACGTTCGGATGGGACGACGAGGGCGTGTCGGCTCAAAACGTCCCCCTTGTCAGCGGCGGCCAGTTCGTCGGCTACCTCACCTCACGCGAAACGGCCCCGGTCATCAACCGGCGCTCAATGGGCAGCAGCCGGGCAGCCAGCTGGCGCAATCTGCCGCTGATCCGGATGACGAACGTGAGCCTGCGCCCCGGCGAGGCCGGAAGCCTGGACGACCTCATCGCCGATACGGACGAGGGCATCCTGCTCGGGACCAACCGATCGTGGTCCATCGACGAGCGGAGGCTGAACTTCCAGTTCGGGACCCAGGTCGGTTGGCTCATTCGGAAGGGCAAGTTGGCGGGGATGGTCCGCAACCCGACCTACACCGGGATCACACCGCGGTTCTGGGGATCGTGCGATGCGATCTGCGGTCCCGGCGCATGGACGCAGTGGGGCGAGCCGTACTGCGGCAAGGGGGAGCCGATGCAGACTGCCAGCGTGGGCCATGGGGCAGCGCCCGCGCGCTTCCGCAACGTGCAGGTCGGGGTCGGCCAGTGGTAG
- a CDS encoding DUF881 domain-containing protein, which translates to MRTWVAQVSLALIAMLIGITLVAQFRSQARPTALSSLPVAELSTRIQTLSDANRRLRTALAEQRDLLEEYQAAGAQGFSALDVSREEVRRIRAFTGLSGVEGQGIRVRVSGSLDAIAVNDLLNELRNAGAEALSLDDVRVTASSVVVQGARTLEIDNVAIGRTFTLLAIGDADGLVAALQRPGGIVTQLEQFVRATITVSPSEALHLPATARDLAPRAAVPVE; encoded by the coding sequence ATGCGCACCTGGGTGGCCCAGGTCAGCCTGGCGTTGATTGCGATGTTGATCGGGATCACGCTGGTGGCGCAGTTCCGCTCGCAGGCGCGCCCCACCGCGCTTTCGAGCCTGCCGGTCGCCGAACTGTCGACCCGGATCCAGACCCTGTCCGACGCGAACCGCCGGCTCCGGACCGCCTTGGCGGAACAACGCGACCTGCTGGAGGAGTATCAGGCGGCCGGCGCCCAGGGCTTCAGCGCACTCGACGTGAGTCGCGAGGAGGTGCGGCGGATTCGCGCCTTTACCGGGCTGTCCGGGGTCGAGGGCCAGGGGATCCGGGTGCGGGTGAGCGGGTCGCTGGACGCGATCGCGGTTAACGACCTGCTCAACGAGCTGCGGAACGCCGGCGCCGAGGCGCTGAGCCTGGACGACGTTCGAGTCACCGCCTCGTCGGTCGTGGTCCAGGGAGCCCGAACGCTCGAGATCGACAATGTGGCTATCGGTCGGACCTTCACGCTGCTCGCGATCGGCGATGCCGACGGGTTGGTGGCAGCCCTCCAACGGCCAGGCGGCATCGTGACCCAGCTCGAGCAGTTCGTAAGAGCCACCATCACGGTCAGCCCATCGGAAGCGCTCCATCTGCCGGCGACCGCCCGGGACCTGGCTCCGCGGGCGGCCGTCCCGGTCGAATGA
- a CDS encoding peptidase MA family metallohydrolase, which produces MGRLSRVTAPVLLGGLLSGLLAVLVVAPAPSRAGGGFGDLQADATFGVDMTFSASWTGAPPDRVELLLGFGGEERLVVPVELVSGRLDYRRDLADGYVPPNTSVAYRWRAVIGSQVTLSPERSLLYDDDRPGLDWHQAQVGSAMVHWYDANETIARRFGELAGGAADAAADLLGHPLADPIDIFVYDAREDFQGAVGPGAREWVGAATYPHLRTVYMWLGAGSTAYLETTLGHEVTHVVFRDATANPFHGPATWLDEGVATWSEVGNADTERDLVSLEARSPDGLMAFAALTDQFPIDRRGANLAYAEGTTMVDLIIHDFGTDAMAAIAEAYRSGATDEDAILAGTGVSLETLRGEFFAAFGVSEPEPVEPLPLGRSDVPIPPQAGVEPAPSAEPQPTSGESQDAAWWLIIGFVALGAVFVATVVVRSRRTRPPAGGGER; this is translated from the coding sequence GTGGGCCGACTGAGCCGCGTCACGGCCCCGGTGCTCCTGGGCGGGCTCCTCAGCGGGCTGCTCGCCGTGCTCGTCGTGGCGCCGGCACCCAGCCGCGCCGGCGGCGGCTTCGGTGACCTGCAGGCCGATGCCACATTCGGGGTGGACATGACCTTCTCGGCGAGCTGGACCGGGGCGCCACCCGATCGGGTGGAGCTCCTGCTCGGCTTTGGCGGCGAGGAACGCCTGGTCGTCCCGGTCGAACTCGTTTCCGGGCGGCTCGACTATCGCCGCGACCTGGCCGATGGCTACGTCCCGCCCAACACCTCGGTCGCTTACCGATGGCGGGCGGTCATCGGCAGCCAGGTCACGCTCAGTCCCGAACGGTCGCTCCTGTACGACGACGACCGCCCTGGGCTCGACTGGCACCAGGCGCAAGTCGGCTCGGCGATGGTGCATTGGTACGATGCCAACGAGACCATCGCGCGCCGCTTCGGTGAGCTCGCCGGCGGGGCCGCCGATGCCGCCGCGGATCTGCTCGGGCACCCACTCGCTGACCCGATCGATATCTTCGTCTACGACGCGCGCGAGGACTTCCAGGGAGCCGTTGGGCCCGGCGCGCGAGAGTGGGTCGGGGCTGCCACCTACCCGCACCTGCGCACCGTGTACATGTGGCTGGGCGCCGGGTCCACCGCCTACCTCGAGACCACGCTCGGCCACGAGGTCACCCACGTCGTGTTCCGCGACGCCACCGCCAACCCGTTCCATGGGCCGGCCACCTGGCTCGACGAGGGGGTGGCCACCTGGTCCGAGGTGGGCAACGCCGACACAGAACGCGATCTGGTGAGCCTGGAGGCGCGCAGTCCCGATGGCCTGATGGCCTTCGCTGCGCTGACCGACCAGTTTCCCATCGACCGCCGCGGCGCCAACCTGGCCTACGCGGAGGGCACGACCATGGTCGACCTGATCATCCACGACTTCGGCACCGATGCCATGGCCGCCATCGCCGAGGCGTATCGGTCCGGCGCGACCGACGAGGATGCCATCCTGGCCGGGACGGGCGTCAGCTTGGAAACACTGCGTGGCGAGTTCTTCGCCGCGTTCGGCGTGTCGGAGCCGGAGCCGGTCGAGCCACTCCCGCTTGGTCGGTCGGACGTCCCCATCCCGCCCCAGGCGGGGGTGGAACCGGCCCCGTCCGCCGAGCCCCAGCCCACCTCGGGCGAGTCGCAGGACGCGGCGTGGTGGCTCATCATCGGGTTCGTGGCGCTTGGAGCGGTGTTTGTCGCAACGGTTGTCGTGCGGTCGCGCCGCACCCGGCCCCCGGCGGGGGGAGGCGAACGTTGA
- a CDS encoding metallopeptidase TldD-related protein produces the protein MAAAALARLGPGYEGEASVIQRHAALTRFAGSRIHQNLAEEDATLRVRIRHDGRTGVAVTNRLSPAGLEEVVARAALIAAHAAPEADPPPLAEPPGESVDSDLGWIEATAAADPGDRAAGARTVIDAGVARGLTASGAFSTEAQHRTVVNTGGLVASHRVTQARLVTVMHGLAGETGYAQSISTDLATIDAAAVGEEAAERTARAADPTDLAPGEYQVVLGEYAVAEILEYLAFMAFSGLAIEEGRACIELGQPAFGSNVTIWDDGQDPAGVPTAIDFEGVTKQRVDLVSQGVARQTAHDGATAHRAGVPRTGHGLPAPNTFGPLCWNLFMAAGDAPRSSLTQGVERGLLVTRFHYVNIVHPKKGILTGMTRDGTFLIEKGAVTGPVRNLRFTQSIPDAFSRISAIAAETRLVGADYTGIVSRVPAVRIDGWNFTGATANEANV, from the coding sequence GTGGCGGCGGCCGCGCTGGCTCGACTCGGACCCGGCTATGAGGGTGAAGCCTCGGTCATCCAGCGCCACGCGGCATTGACCCGATTCGCGGGGTCGCGGATTCACCAGAATTTGGCCGAGGAGGACGCCACGCTCCGGGTCCGGATTCGCCACGACGGGCGGACCGGCGTGGCGGTCACCAACCGGCTGAGCCCAGCCGGCCTGGAAGAGGTCGTGGCTCGGGCCGCCTTGATCGCTGCCCACGCGGCGCCGGAGGCCGACCCGCCTCCCCTGGCCGAGCCGCCGGGCGAATCGGTCGACTCAGACCTGGGCTGGATCGAGGCCACTGCGGCCGCGGACCCCGGGGACCGTGCCGCGGGTGCGCGCACCGTGATCGATGCCGGAGTCGCCCGCGGGCTGACTGCCAGCGGGGCGTTCTCGACCGAGGCCCAGCACCGCACGGTGGTCAACACCGGCGGGCTGGTGGCGTCGCATCGGGTCACCCAGGCCAGGCTGGTGACCGTCATGCACGGACTGGCCGGAGAGACCGGCTATGCCCAGTCCATCTCCACCGACCTGGCCACCATCGATGCGGCGGCGGTCGGCGAGGAAGCGGCAGAGCGGACGGCCCGGGCGGCCGACCCCACCGACCTCGCGCCCGGGGAGTACCAGGTCGTGCTGGGCGAGTATGCCGTGGCGGAGATCCTGGAGTACCTGGCCTTCATGGCGTTTTCGGGACTCGCGATCGAGGAAGGTCGCGCCTGCATCGAGCTGGGACAACCTGCCTTCGGCTCCAACGTGACCATCTGGGATGACGGGCAGGACCCGGCCGGGGTCCCGACCGCGATCGACTTCGAAGGCGTCACCAAGCAGCGGGTCGACCTCGTCTCGCAGGGCGTGGCCCGCCAGACGGCGCACGACGGCGCGACCGCCCACCGCGCGGGGGTCCCGCGCACCGGACATGGGCTGCCGGCGCCCAATACCTTCGGTCCGTTGTGCTGGAACTTGTTCATGGCTGCGGGCGACGCGCCGCGCTCGTCGCTCACCCAGGGCGTCGAACGGGGCTTGCTCGTCACCCGCTTCCACTACGTGAACATCGTCCATCCCAAGAAGGGCATCCTGACCGGGATGACCCGAGACGGGACGTTTCTGATCGAGAAGGGAGCGGTCACCGGCCCGGTACGGAACCTGCGGTTCACGCAATCGATCCCGGATGCCTTCTCGCGCATCTCGGCCATCGCAGCCGAAACTCGCCTGGTGGGAGCCGACTACACCGGGATCGTCAGCCGCGTGCCCGCGGTGCGGATCGACGGCTGGAACTTCACCGGCGCGACCGCCAACGAGGCCAACGTCTGA
- a CDS encoding MFS transporter: protein MTHIELAEKEPGLPPGTGSIFRNRNFVLLWSAQVLSQLAGNMVLAALMAVVVGATQSNTANALLILTFLGPAVVFSALAGVLVERSDARLIMIASNLARAVGSALFLFVGSHVLAILVLNFAISTVSAFFAPAELTAIPRLLERRHLMAANSIFILTVNATFGLGFGVIGPLILTTLGPDAVYVVVAVMLALASLAILPLPSVKAEKAPTPLHAGRALTHVVDEIREGIAFVGRTPQIAWSLRYLGIGASIIGILGALGPGFATTILGLTAEDIFFIMGPAGLGAVMGILFINSFGQDLPRRLLIDVGLVLTAAMMLAIALVRPIVDVLSPALQPIEANLPTLMASALSLVALVIAIAFGAGIAYALIAIPAQTALQEELPVEVRGRIFGILNTLLSVASFFPVLAAPILADLVNILLPGLGIPAVLLSLSIVVAWVAFISWRQNAALGLHQRQPRDGPS, encoded by the coding sequence GTGACCCACATCGAGCTGGCGGAAAAGGAGCCCGGTCTTCCACCCGGTACCGGCAGCATCTTCCGCAATCGCAACTTCGTGCTGCTGTGGTCGGCCCAGGTCCTGAGCCAGCTGGCCGGCAACATGGTCCTGGCGGCCCTCATGGCGGTCGTGGTGGGCGCCACCCAGTCGAACACTGCCAACGCGCTCTTGATCCTGACCTTCCTGGGCCCGGCGGTGGTGTTCAGCGCACTGGCCGGTGTCCTGGTCGAACGCAGCGACGCGCGGCTGATCATGATCGCCTCCAACCTGGCACGGGCAGTGGGATCCGCGCTATTCCTCTTCGTCGGCAGTCACGTGCTGGCCATCCTGGTCCTGAACTTTGCGATCTCGACCGTCAGCGCCTTCTTCGCTCCGGCTGAGCTGACGGCCATCCCGAGGCTCCTCGAGCGCCGCCATCTGATGGCCGCCAACTCGATTTTCATCCTGACCGTGAACGCCACCTTTGGCCTCGGTTTCGGGGTCATCGGGCCGCTCATCCTCACCACCCTGGGGCCGGATGCGGTGTACGTCGTGGTCGCCGTCATGTTGGCCCTGGCCTCGCTGGCCATCCTCCCGCTCCCCAGCGTCAAGGCCGAGAAGGCGCCGACACCCCTCCACGCCGGGCGCGCGCTGACCCACGTCGTGGACGAAATCCGTGAGGGGATTGCCTTCGTGGGGCGCACGCCACAGATCGCCTGGTCGCTCCGCTACCTCGGCATCGGGGCCTCGATCATCGGGATCCTGGGCGCGCTGGGACCGGGATTCGCGACCACCATCCTGGGTCTGACTGCGGAGGACATCTTCTTCATCATGGGGCCGGCTGGACTCGGCGCCGTGATGGGCATCCTGTTCATCAACTCATTCGGGCAGGACCTCCCTCGTCGGCTGCTCATCGACGTCGGCCTGGTGCTGACCGCCGCCATGATGCTGGCCATCGCCCTGGTTCGTCCCATCGTCGACGTCCTGAGCCCCGCCCTGCAGCCAATCGAGGCGAACCTGCCGACCCTGATGGCGTCCGCGCTGTCGCTCGTGGCGCTTGTCATCGCCATCGCGTTTGGTGCCGGGATCGCGTACGCGCTGATTGCCATTCCGGCCCAGACCGCACTCCAGGAGGAACTCCCGGTCGAAGTGCGCGGACGCATCTTCGGCATCCTCAACACCCTGCTGTCGGTGGCGTCGTTCTTCCCGGTATTGGCCGCCCCGATTCTCGCCGACCTGGTGAATATCCTGCTGCCCGGACTCGGGATTCCCGCCGTCCTCCTGAGCCTGTCGATCGTCGTTGCCTGGGTGGCGTTCATCTCGTGGCGTCAGAACGCCGCCCTCGGCCTTCACCAGCGCCAACCGCGCGACGGCCCATCCTGA